DNA from Sorex araneus isolate mSorAra2 chromosome 6, mSorAra2.pri, whole genome shotgun sequence:
GCAGAGATCAAGAGATCACCGTATCATGTCTTCTAATAACACGACAGTTTCTGATTCAAAAATTTCCTTTCCCGTCTAGATCCTCTAAGGGGTCTGGGTCACCTCCATCTCGTGTTGTCCTCCTCAAACAGCGGACAAGGGATGAGATATGCACAAGTGTTCGATGAGAGACAAATTTGCTCTtgtattgtattttctttccctccattTTAGCTGACGCAGCCATGACTTGCCCAGCCCTTGCGGGAGATATGAGTTCATTTGTCATCAGCTCGGAAAGTGTCTTTAAACTATACCTTGCTCAATTTCATGCCCCTGATGCTGCTGTGGAGGCCAAGATGCTTTGGAAGACCTGCTACAATAATGCCGTGGACCCTGCAGGGAGAGCTCTAATTGCAAAAACTttggtaatttctttttatttctacttagGTCTTTGAGCTGGGTTGCAGAGATTTGAAAGAGATTTGGGAATGATCTTGGCAGGGGGGTGGAGAATCACCCCTTGTTCTCTTCTAATAAGTGGAGCCATGCCCACATGGCAGGTTAGAATTTTCCACCTGCCTACAAGAGTAGCTGTACTGAGGTACAGAGCATCCTGGCAGGTCCCCTCTGTACCCGCAGCCGACGACCCTCCGAGGGGAAATCCAGGCACCACGGATCATGTGGAAGGGCCAACGACCTCCTTCCCCGTCCCTGCGTGCGGTGTTGCTAACATCTGCATAGGGAATGTCGTGCAGATGTGAGAGAGCTGAGGGGAACCTGGAAGCTGTGATGTAGACAGGACAGGCTTGTCCTTGGGGGTCTGCTGCCATATGCAAGCCTGTACCCTCTGGGCACCTCATGCCCTCACCCACCAATCTCTTACCCCTGTGCAGTGGGCATAGACCCCACCTGCACTGCTCCTGCTGCCTGCCGCCCTCACGGCTTCATGCAGAAAGAAGATGAGGGAAGATGTAAGATGTTCCACCAGAACTGCTGACTCGCAGGCAGGCCAAGGCTCATCTGCAAATATCCACGGGATCTGAACAGTCCTGCTGACAGGCACCTCACGATCCATTTCAGAACTATCAGCCAGGAGTCTGAAAGGACCACTCCATCTTCCCATCCCTGTCGCTACTTTAGAGTCCCAAGCACCCTAAGGAAGTCAAAGAGAAGGATTTGACGCGAGAATCCAGGGAATATTTGTGGGCTGCTCTGTCCGCGGCAGGAACCAGCTGTGTGTCAAAGACCCCACGTGTGGGCAGCTGTGCGGGATCCTCTTTTCTGTGTTGCCTGAAATAGCATTGACATCCTCAGGGATAAGCTGTGTGAACCTGTCAGCTCTCTTGCAGAATAACTGACCACCatgtttttctgttcttcccATTACAGACGAACATTCTTGCGGCCTGCtagaaacaataataacaagtcttcTATCTGTCATCTATGCCTTACAATGATCTAATGAATTTCAAGAAAATGTCAAGGTTTCACTCTCTCTTCTAATAAATTACTTGCTCAACACACGtctgctctctcttttttatgcAGTGGTGTATAGCTTTGTGTTTGTAGAGAGGTCTATGAGGGGCTCTTACTGGTCATCAATAGTCGGATGCAAAAAAGGAATGGGTTATTACCCTTGACAACATGACTGCAGTGATCCCAAGAGAAATACTGCTCCAGGGTTATTCTGTATCTCATACATACTCCATCTTTGGCCAATGAGTGACAATGATACCTTAGATTTGAAACGCAGAAATTCAAGCATTCCTGTCAGTCTTCTTTGAAACGAAAGTTTATGGCCTACTTACCTGTCTAATCTTATTTCTCCACATGGAACTATATCAGTACGTCCTCATCAGAGCCATCACCATCTGTGTGTTTTTTCTCCACACCATGTTTCCACTGCTGTGTATTTATAGGTCGTGGTTCCTAGTCTACCCACGCATTTGTGCATAAGGGCAAGGCTCAGTCATTCACCTCTCTCGTTAGAACTCTGCACGCTCCCATTGACCATGTGACTGCGAACCCTTACTCACACCAGGGCTAATGGTCCATTACAGCCACTtaagagctcagaggaccagagtGGTGATTCTCTCTGTGACCTTCATTCTTTTGGCCTACTGTGATACAAAGAACTTTTCTTAAATTCTCAGTGTAGCGTCAAAACAACAACAGGAGACCTCAGTCTTCTTCCCGACTCACTCCAATCTCTAGTCCCCACCCCTAGCTTGTGGACCCACTCAAATGAACGGACTCAGAGTACTGGACCCTgagaaactctttttttctttctttaatgtaggagtactagtATTTGTCCCGCCATTGATGAAGCTGATTGAATGGAGCAGGAGCTCTacaggacttttaaaaaaaatttttcatcgagtatctgtgagatagaccattaaaaaactgctcataattgggtttcagttatttAATCATACTGcatccatccctacaccagtgtacatttcccaaaacCAATGTCTCCTGTGTTCCTACCACTAGCCCCAACAACTGACCCCCACTCTCAGCCTCCATCTATGGgaggagttttatttttgttctcaccccgcttttctttttgtctattatgttttgcaatacaggtactaagtggtcatggtgtttgtttacggcattcaatattttttactGGGTTGCTCCTGATCTAAATGCGGTTTCATCAGGCAATAATAAccctgtattgcttttctctttccttggtgTCATTTGTCCGTTTAATgaactttttgtatagacacaggaagatagttgagGCTATGCCATGTAACAAAACTAGACTCTTAGAGGAGATGCTGAAGACTGGACGCTGAGGACCAGTTGCTGAAGACGAGGAAGTCGATGAGGAGACATTGAGGATGAGCAGGAGAACTGGGATTTTGGGATTTCGCACTATGAAGAAAGCTACGACTATGATTGCACCAGACCAGAAGAcgatgggcaggagagagaaagtaaccGACTGCAGACCAGCCCTCGGGTCTGCTTCCTGGGTCTCCAGTTCTACGGATTGTTCACTTGCCATCTAGCCTGGCGAGCCGGCTCTTGACCACCGAAAGCTATATCAGCCTGCGCAGGCCTATCACACacctcttttctctttatttgaatACTGGAAGGGCACCAGGACaactctcccctccacccctttgCACTTTACAAACCCTTTGCATTCTAGTAACTGAACTACCTTATTTATGGGTAGATCCAAATCTTGGGGAGAGGGAGTTTGTGAAAGGGCCTATGTAACACATTTGTGATATAGTCCCATGTGTTGTCTTTTGCTTAACTTTACTTTACCAGTGAGATCAAATCATGAGTTTTCTCAATATACTGTGTGGCTTTGGTCAAATGCTGAAGTCTTTCCTTCACTGGACTTGATCTTTGTGCCTAGTGTGAGGCAGGATTATAGTTACATTATGTGAACATCATTCTGCAGTTTTCCCCAAATCAATTGCTGGAACTTTTTGATTTGTGAGGATGGTGTTGTTGGGCCCACGGCTGGCTCAGATGAAGTGGAAAGGAGAAAGACATTCACTTTCTCCCAACTACCTCTGCCACCGGAgtcccagggttactgggttctcgtctcacctcgcagaaaggaatttcaggattGAACCGGCAGTGAAATTCCAGTTGTATTTTGTGGTTTTGAAGGGAAACTGGGCGAGAAGGTGGGAGAGAGCGGAGAGTAACGTGCCCAAGTAAAATGATCAAGTAACATGCTTCGCCGGCTTCTCCAACGACGAATGGAGCCCCTACACATGTCTCAGCATTAGACGTGAAAGCTATACATCTCAAGTGGGGATTGAGGGtgacacgtgctcaggcaccacttGTACTCGGCCACATGTGCACATGCGGCACAGGGGCTCGAGCAGCATGTGAGtgcctttcctttgttcaaggtggcctgtagagggtttctccaacctgtcaCCACGAGGGTCTCCTACCTAGATAAaggtccgttgctaaggaggttacgaGGGAGGTTGGGAATAgagatggtcttctttgaaattccttcccttatcttttgtttctgcaggagcttctctgcacTTGTTGCTATAGATAGTGAGGGTCTTTCCAGGCCCTAGTTCCTCCTTTTCTGCAAGGTTAACTTTTGCAACTACAGGAAATTTAATGGCCTCATCTGGGAAGAAGATCTTCCCTATATCCTGCTTGCCTACATTAGGTTCCTGACTCTTGATCCAGGCATATGACTCTGTCCTCACATTGGTGAAGTTCTTGGTTTTCATATCTGACGTGGATACTCTTTCCTGTGCTCTCGCTCGTCTTCCAGAATTCCTAGAATTGCAATGTCATTGTACGTAAAGCTAATCCATAAATTCTTTGTATCTTCATTTCGCTTGATTTTTCATTCCTTCTTCTGCTCTGGGTTGGATATTCTCGCGCATCTTCTCAAGCCCGCGGAATTGGCACTTCCTGATTTTCCTGATTGCTTTCCTGGTGGCATCACTACTGTTGGAGCACGATTAGATTCTAGTTTCAAAATTCCCAATAACGTGTACCTCAGGCAGGTCTGATGTTCTTCGTTTAATCTCCTTTCCTATGATTATTTTAGTTACTTAGTACTTTTAATATTCCATACACATTTTAGAAGGGTGTGCTTCAATTCTTTGAAAAGcatcattgaattttttaaatatatttttcaaccgaatcactatgagatagagcatGACAATATTGCTCAtggtttcatttcagtcatactatgttctaacacccatccctccactagtgtaatttctcagctccagtgtccccagtgtccttcccagcATTATAGAATTTCAATAGTTATTatacctctactacccagccaccgctaggctctaggccgctttccggaGCACAGGACACTTAATATCCATCTTTCATAATTTTCGCACCATACTAGATGGGCTCCAAATCTTGTATGAACCAGAGGAACACCTTAATGATGAATGCATGCCACCCTctaagcctccatccctctcggagagcccggcaactagAGAAATTATCCCGCCCGCTTGttagaacatggcaagctacccgtggtgtattcgatatgccgaaaacagtactaattatgggcctcatttgcctgacaccaaaagagccctcAACATGGCAGCATtaggaaggatgagcaaggagaggctgataaagtcTTGGGAATGAACaggactgccaaaatgaagaaagactaaaatgactgtactttcaaccctcatatgctggcatcagaagcatacatcgaggaccatatggtgcaagcgcagatgaTCAAGTTCAACATGGTTGATCTTAGAGGtcctctaacccattttggcacacagagcagcttcttacTGAAATGCATCTAGAGTGTGAGCTGTACTACAACCGCGTGCTGCCCAGGgaaggattttccctctctatcctGTTTTTCTGCGTGGGAAATGGTGGCGGCGGCAACacccatgtggcgagagccaccacctaagactcccaacccagaggtatgagttttcaGTGACGTGGCTCGTAGCCAATCATGGGATAAAAAGGCATTACCTGtgtgctctccacccagataagatccggagctgccgcatGCAGAATGGACCGTGTGTTCAAAAGaatatgatccgagaggtcttctaactcattttggAACCCAGAGCAGCTTCAGACAAAaacgcatctagactgtgaactgagctaaaatatcagaaatccaaaactgtgcggccgctgtTGCTGCCGCGCGAGCTCAAAGagtctccattctcagcaatgaaaagaaatcataaaatgatgccttttcagcaggcctgagtgttgggggaaaattccaaacaataatagtgagttctcaattgaaatgttgaatgtaatcaaagtatagagagaataaagtgaagatcattagctacgtaggtggggggttggtgggaggggggatattggtgttcttggtggtggaacatgtgcactggcgaTGGGATgcgggtttaatcattatatgactcagacttaaacctgaaagctttgtagtttcctcacggtgattcaaaaaaagtaaatatatatatatatatatatatatatatatatatatactaataagAGTGCCGTCAGAGGACATCCTTGCCCTgtgcctaaactctgggaaaaggCTTTGATTTTTTACCATCGATTATGATATTGGCTATGAGTTTGCTGTACAAGAGTCATTTTCTACCTGGAGGTATGTTCCATCGATCCTtaattgggggaggggcagttatCATTAATGGGTGACTGTTTGATTTTGTCAAAAGCCTTTTCCGTAACAATGAATAAACCATGTGacttttatcatttgtttatgTGGAGCATTACACATGttgatttgtgtatattgaaCTACCCTTGCATTCCTGGCGTGAATCTCACGTTAATTGGTATAGAATCCTTCTGATATATTGAGTTCACTAAGTTCACTTAGCGTTATATTTGACCTTTTTATTTAAccttctggatcacacctggagattctcaggggctactcctggttctacactcaggaattactcctggtgatactcggaGGATCAaagggatgccaagaattgaacttgggtaggtCCTTTGagaggtaaacaccctacctgttggacTATCTTTGTACTATCTTTAAGACTCCTGCGTTGCGTTTGACCTTTAAAAAAGATTTCTGTAAGCG
Protein-coding regions in this window:
- the LOC129405838 gene encoding secretoglobin family 1D member 2-like; the encoded protein is MKLSLCALLVALALCCYQADAAMTCPALAGDMSSFVISSESVFKLYLAQFHAPDAAVEAKMLWKTCYNNAVDPAGRALIAKTLTNILAAC